A section of the Primulina eburnea isolate SZY01 chromosome 1, ASM2296580v1, whole genome shotgun sequence genome encodes:
- the LOC140810255 gene encoding fatty acid amide hydrolase-like isoform X2, which yields MGFLKAKGAVYKPVYEVDLGPDSDEVYLRANVKAPRMAGLLIKVFAWFLELPIFGGILMYILKRNNQFHKLVSFVDLQEPPLFVPLCPHQGIQEKEVKYLEHDMPPPERAQQALSCIESPENVPKTQKLGFQRWKILEFFKAYTSGDSTPLMVAERFVAAVRESSSPSLNMSFFINFCVEDILKQATESTLRYKQGEPISVLDGVLVAVKDEIDCMPYPTTGGTKWLHKVRQCEDDACCVKRLRLCGAILVGKTNMHELGAGVSGINPHYGPARNPYNRNMITGGSSSGSAAVVAAGLCPVALGVDGGGSVRLPAALCGVVGLKPTFSRVPHEGVLPLNYTVGMVGILAASVEDALLVYAAISGNLTSDQNGVTAVPDQPKLPLPLLKSADYTSYDIKMARYGKWFDDCSDDIKVCCSNAVTRLSDKYGWKIVDVTIPELEVMRLAHYVTIGSECSSSMSRYSQNLKAEMGWDVRFGLSAYGSFDSQEYLNAQRIRNRQLQFHEKIFSMADIIVTPTVGVTAYDIKDDATRTGELDYINGAALVRYQVAGNFLGLPAVTVPVGYDQSSLPIGLQFIGKPWSESLLIHVAYAMQALCLSEQKKPEIFYDMLCKD from the exons ATGGGGTTTTTGAAGGCGAAAGGCGCGGTTTACAAGCCCGTTTATGAAGTCGATCTCGGCCCCGACAGCGACGAGGTTTACCTCAGAGCCAATGTCAAAG CTCCTCGAATGGCTGGTCTTTTGATAAAAGTTTTTGCATGGTTTTTGGAGTTACCTATTTTCGGAGGTATATTAATGTACATTTTGAAGAGGAACAATCAATTCCACAAG CTTGTCTCCTTTGTGGATTTACAAGAACCACCTCTTTTTGTACCTCTGTGCCCACATCAAG GAATCCAAGAAAAGGAAGTAAAATACTTAGAACATGACATGCCCCCTCCCGAGAGAGCTCAACAGGCCCTGAGTTGTATTGAATCGCCAGAAAATGTACCCAAGACTCAGAAACTTGGTTTCCAGCGTTGGAAGATACTAGAATTTTTCAAAGCATATACCTCAGGGGACTCAACCCCTCTCATG GTTGCAGAACGATTCGTAGCCGCTGTGCGTGAATCATCTAGTCCTTCTCTGAATATGTCATTCTTTATCAACTTCTGTGTGGAAGATATTCTAAAGCAGGCGACAGAATCGACTCTTCGGTATAAACAAG GTGAACCTATATCGGTTCTAGATGGAGTTTTGGTTGCTGTTAAGGATGAAATAGATTGCATGCCATACCCAACAACAG GTGGTACAAAGTGGCTGCACAAAGTAAGACAGTGTGAAGACGATGCGTGCTGTGTCAAACGCCTCCGGTTATGTGGTGCCATATTAGTGGGAAAAACAAATATGCATGAGCTTGGGGCTGGAGTCAGTGGGATAAATCCTCATTATGG GCCAGCAAGAAACCCGTATAATCGAAACATGATTACTGGAGGCTCTTCCAGTGGATCTGCTGCTGTGGTTGCTGCTGGATTGTGCCCTGTTGCACTAGGTGTCGATGGAGGAG GATCTGTAAGACTTCCAGCAGCTCTTTGTGGCGTTGTTGGCCTGAAACCTACATTCTCACGTGTGCCACATGAGGG TGTTCTTCCCCTGAACTACACAGTTGGGATGGTTGGGATTCTTGCAGCAAGTGTTGAGGATGCACTTTTAGT TTATGCAGCGATTAGCGGCAATCTTACATCCGATCAAAATGGTGTGACAGCTGTACCTGACCAACCTAAACTACCTCTGCCTCTGCTGAAATCTGCTGACTACACGTCCTATGACATCAAAATGGCGCGATATGGAAAG TGGTTTGATGACTGCAGTGATGATATCAAAGTCTGCTGCTCTAATGCGGTGACCAGACTATCAGACAAATATGGGTGGAAG ATTGTAGATGTAACGATACCAGAACTAGAGGTCATGCGCTTGGCGCATTATGTCACAATAGGATCAGAGTGCAGCTCCTCAATGTCAAGATACTCACAGAATCT TAAGGCAGAAATGGGTTGGGATGTTCGGTTCGGACTTTCTGCATATGGTTCTTTCGACAGCCAAGAATACTTAAACGCACAAAGAATCAG GAATCGGCAGCTTCAGTTCCATGAAAAGATATTTTCGATGGCGGATATCATTGTTACTCCAACCGTGGG TGTGACTGCATATGATATAAAGGATGACGCCACAAGAACCGGTGAGCTAGACTACATAAATGGAG CTGCATTAGTCCGGTACCAGGTGGCTGGAAATTTTCTTGGTTTGCCAGCAGTAACTGTCCCA GTCGGATACGATCAATCTAGCTTGCCTATCGGCCTTCAGTTCATCGGGAAACCGTGGTCTGAATCACTTCTAATTCATGTTGCTTATGCTATGCAG GCACTTTGCCTCTCGGAACAAAAGAAACCAGAGATTTTCTATGATATGCTCTGCAAGGATTAA
- the LOC140810255 gene encoding fatty acid amide hydrolase-like isoform X1 — protein sequence MGFLKAKGAVYKPVYEVDLGPDSDEVYLRANVKAPRMAGLLIKVFAWFLELPIFGGILMYILKRNNQFHKLVSFVDLQEPPLFVPLCPHQGIQEKEVKYLEHDMPPPERAQQALSCIESPENVPKTQKLGFQRWKILEFFKAYTSGDSTPLMVAERFVAAVRESSSPSLNMSFFINFCVEDILKQATESTLRYKQGEPISVLDGVLVAVKDEIDCMPYPTTGGTKWLHKVRQCEDDACCVKRLRLCGAILVGKTNMHELGAGVSGINPHYGPARNPYNRNMITGGSSSGSAAVVAAGLCPVALGVDGGGSVRLPAALCGVVGLKPTFSRVPHEGVLPLNYTVGMVGILAASVEDALLVYAAISGNLTSDQNGVTAVPDQPKLPLPLLKSADYTSYDIKMARYGKWFDDCSDDIKVCCSNAVTRLSDKYGWKIVDVTIPELEVMRLAHYVTIGSECSSSMSRYSQNLSKAEMGWDVRFGLSAYGSFDSQEYLNAQRIRNRQLQFHEKIFSMADIIVTPTVGVTAYDIKDDATRTGELDYINGAALVRYQVAGNFLGLPAVTVPVGYDQSSLPIGLQFIGKPWSESLLIHVAYAMQALCLSEQKKPEIFYDMLCKD from the exons ATGGGGTTTTTGAAGGCGAAAGGCGCGGTTTACAAGCCCGTTTATGAAGTCGATCTCGGCCCCGACAGCGACGAGGTTTACCTCAGAGCCAATGTCAAAG CTCCTCGAATGGCTGGTCTTTTGATAAAAGTTTTTGCATGGTTTTTGGAGTTACCTATTTTCGGAGGTATATTAATGTACATTTTGAAGAGGAACAATCAATTCCACAAG CTTGTCTCCTTTGTGGATTTACAAGAACCACCTCTTTTTGTACCTCTGTGCCCACATCAAG GAATCCAAGAAAAGGAAGTAAAATACTTAGAACATGACATGCCCCCTCCCGAGAGAGCTCAACAGGCCCTGAGTTGTATTGAATCGCCAGAAAATGTACCCAAGACTCAGAAACTTGGTTTCCAGCGTTGGAAGATACTAGAATTTTTCAAAGCATATACCTCAGGGGACTCAACCCCTCTCATG GTTGCAGAACGATTCGTAGCCGCTGTGCGTGAATCATCTAGTCCTTCTCTGAATATGTCATTCTTTATCAACTTCTGTGTGGAAGATATTCTAAAGCAGGCGACAGAATCGACTCTTCGGTATAAACAAG GTGAACCTATATCGGTTCTAGATGGAGTTTTGGTTGCTGTTAAGGATGAAATAGATTGCATGCCATACCCAACAACAG GTGGTACAAAGTGGCTGCACAAAGTAAGACAGTGTGAAGACGATGCGTGCTGTGTCAAACGCCTCCGGTTATGTGGTGCCATATTAGTGGGAAAAACAAATATGCATGAGCTTGGGGCTGGAGTCAGTGGGATAAATCCTCATTATGG GCCAGCAAGAAACCCGTATAATCGAAACATGATTACTGGAGGCTCTTCCAGTGGATCTGCTGCTGTGGTTGCTGCTGGATTGTGCCCTGTTGCACTAGGTGTCGATGGAGGAG GATCTGTAAGACTTCCAGCAGCTCTTTGTGGCGTTGTTGGCCTGAAACCTACATTCTCACGTGTGCCACATGAGGG TGTTCTTCCCCTGAACTACACAGTTGGGATGGTTGGGATTCTTGCAGCAAGTGTTGAGGATGCACTTTTAGT TTATGCAGCGATTAGCGGCAATCTTACATCCGATCAAAATGGTGTGACAGCTGTACCTGACCAACCTAAACTACCTCTGCCTCTGCTGAAATCTGCTGACTACACGTCCTATGACATCAAAATGGCGCGATATGGAAAG TGGTTTGATGACTGCAGTGATGATATCAAAGTCTGCTGCTCTAATGCGGTGACCAGACTATCAGACAAATATGGGTGGAAG ATTGTAGATGTAACGATACCAGAACTAGAGGTCATGCGCTTGGCGCATTATGTCACAATAGGATCAGAGTGCAGCTCCTCAATGTCAAGATACTCACAGAATCT GAGTAAGGCAGAAATGGGTTGGGATGTTCGGTTCGGACTTTCTGCATATGGTTCTTTCGACAGCCAAGAATACTTAAACGCACAAAGAATCAG GAATCGGCAGCTTCAGTTCCATGAAAAGATATTTTCGATGGCGGATATCATTGTTACTCCAACCGTGGG TGTGACTGCATATGATATAAAGGATGACGCCACAAGAACCGGTGAGCTAGACTACATAAATGGAG CTGCATTAGTCCGGTACCAGGTGGCTGGAAATTTTCTTGGTTTGCCAGCAGTAACTGTCCCA GTCGGATACGATCAATCTAGCTTGCCTATCGGCCTTCAGTTCATCGGGAAACCGTGGTCTGAATCACTTCTAATTCATGTTGCTTATGCTATGCAG GCACTTTGCCTCTCGGAACAAAAGAAACCAGAGATTTTCTATGATATGCTCTGCAAGGATTAA